A single window of Lutzomyia longipalpis isolate SR_M1_2022 chromosome 1, ASM2433408v1 DNA harbors:
- the LOC129786367 gene encoding histone-lysine N-methyltransferase SMYD3 isoform X1, protein MKKKVETIKQGTCILTEKPFVHVLKAKYRKERCDHCFSSGKVLKCSGCEYVYYCNRTCQTEAWNLHKIECPYLKKITPRIVPDAARILARIILKLQQGGDLEKGYYTKLCYRKFRDLMSHYHEIRNDPKRLEHLESLSMVLRDLLGEKLVPNFTELQGIYGRLVVNGFNILDGEMNSIGTGIYLGVSVVDHRCTPNAVATFEGTTLFVRALTDLPALDWSQIFISYVDLMQTPADRRAELKANYYFLCTCSRCIGPQEQLQMEAAACPSKDCDEYVVLQDKCLPVACGKCGTRVTEKFLEEFCEVTNFTKLQLASMKDVASDLDVCKICFAKQKNVLHRLNLWHTKTLDLAFESAIEMGKWQDARSFGQLLLPGFRKYNGDFNPLLGLLYMKLGKIELYLEHIAVAREYLLEASKILRVTHGETHSLYAKQLIPLLEQTCE, encoded by the exons atgaagaagaaagtGGAGACGATAAAGCAGGGAACGTGTATTTTAACGGAAAAACCCTTTGTGCACGTACTAAAGGCAAAATATCGCAAAGAACGTTGTGATCATTGTTTCAGCAG TGGTAAAGTCCTAAAGTGTTCAGGATGTGAGTACGTGTACTACTGCAATAGAACGTGCCAGACAGAAGCGtggaatttgcataaaattgaatgtCCCTACCTGAAGAAGATCACTCCGAGAATTGTTCCAGATGCCGCAAGAATCCTCGCGAGGATTATCCTGAAACTCCAGCAAGGCGGTGACCTCGAAAAGGGCTATTACACAAAATTGTGCTACAGAAAATTCAGAGATCTCATGTCTC ATTATCATGAAATACGAAATGATCCAAAGCGTTTGGAGCACCTTGAGAGTCTCTCAATGGTTCTGCGTGACCTTCTTGGTGAGAAATTAGTGCCAAACTTTACGGAACTCCAAGGAATCTACGGAAGG CTCGTTGTCAATGGCTTCAACATTCTCGATGGCGAGATGAATTCCATCGGCACGGGGATATATCTGGGGGTGTCTGTTGTGGATCACAGATGTACCCCAAATGCCGTGGCTACATTCGAGGGTACAACACTCTTCGTACGCGCTCTCACGGACCTCCCAGCGCTCGATTGGTCCCAAATCTTCATATCCTACGTGGATCTCATGCAAACCCCCGCCGATCGTCGTGCTGAACTCAAAGCAAACTACTACTTCCTCTGTACCTGTTCACGTTGCATTGGGCCACAAGAGCAACTCCAAATGGAAGCTGCAGCATGCCCCAGCAAAGATTGCGATGAGTACGTCGTGCTACAGGATAAATGCCTCCCGGTGGCGTGTGGGAAATGCGGCACGAGAGTTACGGAAAAATTCCTCGAGGAATTTTGTGAAGTTACGAATTTCACGAAGCTTCAATTGGCCAGCATGAAGGATGTTGCTT CAGATTTGGACGTATGCAAAATTTGCTTTGCAAAGCAAAAGAATGTTTTGCATCGCCTAAATTTGTGGCATACCAAGACACTTGATTTGGCATTTGAGAGTGCCATTGAGATGGGTAAATGGCAGGACGCGCGTTCATTTGGCCAGCTGTTGCTGCCCGGCTTCAG AAAGTACAATGGAGATTTTAATCCTTTACTCGGACTTTTGTACAtgaaattgggaaaaattgaattgtacCTGGAGCACATTGCTGTGGCACGTGAATACCTGTTGGAAGCATCAAAGATTCTCCGTGTAACACACGGAGAGACACACAGCTTGTACGCGAAACAATTAATACCCCTTCTGGAGCAAACTTGTGAGTAA
- the LOC129786367 gene encoding histone-lysine N-methyltransferase SMYD3 isoform X3 yields the protein MKKKVETIKQGTCILTEKPFVHVLKAKYRKERCDHCFSSGKVLKCSGCEYVYYCNRTCQTEAWNLHKIECPYLKKITPRIVPDAARILARIILKLQQGGDLEKGYYTKLCYRKFRDLMSHYHEIRNDPKRLEHLESLSMVLRDLLGEKLVPNFTELQGIYGRLVVNGFNILDGEMNSIGTGIYLGVSVVDHRCTPNAVATFEGTTLFVRALTDLPALDWSQIFISYVDLMQTPADRRAELKANYYFLCTCSRCIGPQEQLQMEAAACPSKDCDEYVVLQDKCLPVACGKCGTRVTEKFLEEFCEVTNFTKLQLASMKDVASDLDVCKICFAKQKNVLHRLNLWHTKTLDLAFESAIEMGKWQDARSFGQLLLPGFRKYNGDFNPLLGLLYMKLGKIELYLEHIAVAREYLLEASKILRVTHGETHSLYAKQLIPLLEQT from the exons atgaagaagaaagtGGAGACGATAAAGCAGGGAACGTGTATTTTAACGGAAAAACCCTTTGTGCACGTACTAAAGGCAAAATATCGCAAAGAACGTTGTGATCATTGTTTCAGCAG TGGTAAAGTCCTAAAGTGTTCAGGATGTGAGTACGTGTACTACTGCAATAGAACGTGCCAGACAGAAGCGtggaatttgcataaaattgaatgtCCCTACCTGAAGAAGATCACTCCGAGAATTGTTCCAGATGCCGCAAGAATCCTCGCGAGGATTATCCTGAAACTCCAGCAAGGCGGTGACCTCGAAAAGGGCTATTACACAAAATTGTGCTACAGAAAATTCAGAGATCTCATGTCTC ATTATCATGAAATACGAAATGATCCAAAGCGTTTGGAGCACCTTGAGAGTCTCTCAATGGTTCTGCGTGACCTTCTTGGTGAGAAATTAGTGCCAAACTTTACGGAACTCCAAGGAATCTACGGAAGG CTCGTTGTCAATGGCTTCAACATTCTCGATGGCGAGATGAATTCCATCGGCACGGGGATATATCTGGGGGTGTCTGTTGTGGATCACAGATGTACCCCAAATGCCGTGGCTACATTCGAGGGTACAACACTCTTCGTACGCGCTCTCACGGACCTCCCAGCGCTCGATTGGTCCCAAATCTTCATATCCTACGTGGATCTCATGCAAACCCCCGCCGATCGTCGTGCTGAACTCAAAGCAAACTACTACTTCCTCTGTACCTGTTCACGTTGCATTGGGCCACAAGAGCAACTCCAAATGGAAGCTGCAGCATGCCCCAGCAAAGATTGCGATGAGTACGTCGTGCTACAGGATAAATGCCTCCCGGTGGCGTGTGGGAAATGCGGCACGAGAGTTACGGAAAAATTCCTCGAGGAATTTTGTGAAGTTACGAATTTCACGAAGCTTCAATTGGCCAGCATGAAGGATGTTGCTT CAGATTTGGACGTATGCAAAATTTGCTTTGCAAAGCAAAAGAATGTTTTGCATCGCCTAAATTTGTGGCATACCAAGACACTTGATTTGGCATTTGAGAGTGCCATTGAGATGGGTAAATGGCAGGACGCGCGTTCATTTGGCCAGCTGTTGCTGCCCGGCTTCAG AAAGTACAATGGAGATTTTAATCCTTTACTCGGACTTTTGTACAtgaaattgggaaaaattgaattgtacCTGGAGCACATTGCTGTGGCACGTGAATACCTGTTGGAAGCATCAAAGATTCTCCGTGTAACACACGGAGAGACACACAGCTTGTACGCGAAACAATTAATACCCCTTCTGGAGCAAACTT aa
- the LOC129786367 gene encoding histone-lysine N-methyltransferase SMYD3 isoform X4 yields MKKKVETIKQGTCILTEKPFVHVLKAKYRKERCDHCFSSGKVLKCSGCEYVYYCNRTCQTEAWNLHKIECPYLKKITPRIVPDAARILARIILKLQQGGDLEKGYYTKLCYRKFRDLMSHYHEIRNDPKRLEHLESLSMVLRDLLGEKLVPNFTELQGIYGRLVVNGFNILDGEMNSIGTGIYLGVSVVDHRCTPNAVATFEGTTLFVRALTDLPALDWSQIFISYVDLMQTPADRRAELKANYYFLCTCSRCIGPQEQLQMEAAACPSKDCDEYVVLQDKCLPVACGKCGTRVTEKFLEEFCEVTNFTKLQLASMKDVAYLDVCKICFAKQKNVLHRLNLWHTKTLDLAFESAIEMGKWQDARSFGQLLLPGFRKYNGDFNPLLGLLYMKLGKIELYLEHIAVAREYLLEASKILRVTHGETHSLYAKQLIPLLEQT; encoded by the exons atgaagaagaaagtGGAGACGATAAAGCAGGGAACGTGTATTTTAACGGAAAAACCCTTTGTGCACGTACTAAAGGCAAAATATCGCAAAGAACGTTGTGATCATTGTTTCAGCAG TGGTAAAGTCCTAAAGTGTTCAGGATGTGAGTACGTGTACTACTGCAATAGAACGTGCCAGACAGAAGCGtggaatttgcataaaattgaatgtCCCTACCTGAAGAAGATCACTCCGAGAATTGTTCCAGATGCCGCAAGAATCCTCGCGAGGATTATCCTGAAACTCCAGCAAGGCGGTGACCTCGAAAAGGGCTATTACACAAAATTGTGCTACAGAAAATTCAGAGATCTCATGTCTC ATTATCATGAAATACGAAATGATCCAAAGCGTTTGGAGCACCTTGAGAGTCTCTCAATGGTTCTGCGTGACCTTCTTGGTGAGAAATTAGTGCCAAACTTTACGGAACTCCAAGGAATCTACGGAAGG CTCGTTGTCAATGGCTTCAACATTCTCGATGGCGAGATGAATTCCATCGGCACGGGGATATATCTGGGGGTGTCTGTTGTGGATCACAGATGTACCCCAAATGCCGTGGCTACATTCGAGGGTACAACACTCTTCGTACGCGCTCTCACGGACCTCCCAGCGCTCGATTGGTCCCAAATCTTCATATCCTACGTGGATCTCATGCAAACCCCCGCCGATCGTCGTGCTGAACTCAAAGCAAACTACTACTTCCTCTGTACCTGTTCACGTTGCATTGGGCCACAAGAGCAACTCCAAATGGAAGCTGCAGCATGCCCCAGCAAAGATTGCGATGAGTACGTCGTGCTACAGGATAAATGCCTCCCGGTGGCGTGTGGGAAATGCGGCACGAGAGTTACGGAAAAATTCCTCGAGGAATTTTGTGAAGTTACGAATTTCACGAAGCTTCAATTGGCCAGCATGAAGGATGTTGCTT ATTTGGACGTATGCAAAATTTGCTTTGCAAAGCAAAAGAATGTTTTGCATCGCCTAAATTTGTGGCATACCAAGACACTTGATTTGGCATTTGAGAGTGCCATTGAGATGGGTAAATGGCAGGACGCGCGTTCATTTGGCCAGCTGTTGCTGCCCGGCTTCAG AAAGTACAATGGAGATTTTAATCCTTTACTCGGACTTTTGTACAtgaaattgggaaaaattgaattgtacCTGGAGCACATTGCTGTGGCACGTGAATACCTGTTGGAAGCATCAAAGATTCTCCGTGTAACACACGGAGAGACACACAGCTTGTACGCGAAACAATTAATACCCCTTCTGGAGCAAACTT aa
- the LOC129786367 gene encoding histone-lysine N-methyltransferase SMYD3 isoform X2 — protein MKKKVETIKQGTCILTEKPFVHVLKAKYRKERCDHCFSSGKVLKCSGCEYVYYCNRTCQTEAWNLHKIECPYLKKITPRIVPDAARILARIILKLQQGGDLEKGYYTKLCYRKFRDLMSHYHEIRNDPKRLEHLESLSMVLRDLLGEKLVPNFTELQGIYGRLVVNGFNILDGEMNSIGTGIYLGVSVVDHRCTPNAVATFEGTTLFVRALTDLPALDWSQIFISYVDLMQTPADRRAELKANYYFLCTCSRCIGPQEQLQMEAAACPSKDCDEYVVLQDKCLPVACGKCGTRVTEKFLEEFCEVTNFTKLQLASMKDVAYLDVCKICFAKQKNVLHRLNLWHTKTLDLAFESAIEMGKWQDARSFGQLLLPGFRKYNGDFNPLLGLLYMKLGKIELYLEHIAVAREYLLEASKILRVTHGETHSLYAKQLIPLLEQTCE, from the exons atgaagaagaaagtGGAGACGATAAAGCAGGGAACGTGTATTTTAACGGAAAAACCCTTTGTGCACGTACTAAAGGCAAAATATCGCAAAGAACGTTGTGATCATTGTTTCAGCAG TGGTAAAGTCCTAAAGTGTTCAGGATGTGAGTACGTGTACTACTGCAATAGAACGTGCCAGACAGAAGCGtggaatttgcataaaattgaatgtCCCTACCTGAAGAAGATCACTCCGAGAATTGTTCCAGATGCCGCAAGAATCCTCGCGAGGATTATCCTGAAACTCCAGCAAGGCGGTGACCTCGAAAAGGGCTATTACACAAAATTGTGCTACAGAAAATTCAGAGATCTCATGTCTC ATTATCATGAAATACGAAATGATCCAAAGCGTTTGGAGCACCTTGAGAGTCTCTCAATGGTTCTGCGTGACCTTCTTGGTGAGAAATTAGTGCCAAACTTTACGGAACTCCAAGGAATCTACGGAAGG CTCGTTGTCAATGGCTTCAACATTCTCGATGGCGAGATGAATTCCATCGGCACGGGGATATATCTGGGGGTGTCTGTTGTGGATCACAGATGTACCCCAAATGCCGTGGCTACATTCGAGGGTACAACACTCTTCGTACGCGCTCTCACGGACCTCCCAGCGCTCGATTGGTCCCAAATCTTCATATCCTACGTGGATCTCATGCAAACCCCCGCCGATCGTCGTGCTGAACTCAAAGCAAACTACTACTTCCTCTGTACCTGTTCACGTTGCATTGGGCCACAAGAGCAACTCCAAATGGAAGCTGCAGCATGCCCCAGCAAAGATTGCGATGAGTACGTCGTGCTACAGGATAAATGCCTCCCGGTGGCGTGTGGGAAATGCGGCACGAGAGTTACGGAAAAATTCCTCGAGGAATTTTGTGAAGTTACGAATTTCACGAAGCTTCAATTGGCCAGCATGAAGGATGTTGCTT ATTTGGACGTATGCAAAATTTGCTTTGCAAAGCAAAAGAATGTTTTGCATCGCCTAAATTTGTGGCATACCAAGACACTTGATTTGGCATTTGAGAGTGCCATTGAGATGGGTAAATGGCAGGACGCGCGTTCATTTGGCCAGCTGTTGCTGCCCGGCTTCAG AAAGTACAATGGAGATTTTAATCCTTTACTCGGACTTTTGTACAtgaaattgggaaaaattgaattgtacCTGGAGCACATTGCTGTGGCACGTGAATACCTGTTGGAAGCATCAAAGATTCTCCGTGTAACACACGGAGAGACACACAGCTTGTACGCGAAACAATTAATACCCCTTCTGGAGCAAACTTGTGAGTAA
- the LOC129786382 gene encoding 39S ribosomal protein L30, mitochondrial, whose amino-acid sequence MDKILLNTPNACKIIVRNFGKHNKKWVYKDGVRYGKILYYPRDPDHQDPPIEPSKLFMVKRIKPFKGNPFWEKRILRDMGLGENQTGEVAIVKNTPEMNTLLWKVKHLVRITPIVFPYGEPTEEDINYTFLKENGECIVAKEIKIDEKRLQATEEFKGDQKRLDSETLKRDSRLKWLNPW is encoded by the exons atggATAAAATCCTTCTGAATACACCAAATGCttgcaaaataattgtcaGGAACTTTGGGAAGCACAATAAGAAATGGGTTTACAAGGATGGTGTTCGCTACGGGAAAATTCTCTACTATCCACG TGATCCTGACCACCAAGACCCTCCAATTGAACCCTCAAAGCTCTTCATggtcaaaagaataaaaccaTTCAAGGGGAATCCTTTCTGGGAGAAGAGAATCCTCCGGGATATGGGATTAGGTGAAAAT CAAACTGGTGAGGTGGCAATTGTGAAGAATACCCCAGAAATGAATACCCTCCTGTGGAAAGTGAAGCATTTGGTTAGGATCACACCAATTGTCTTCCCATACGGAGAACCCACGGAGGAGGACATAAACTACACATTTCTAAAGGAAAATGGAGAGTGTATTGTAGCCAAAGAGATCAAGATTGATGAGAAGCGATTGCAGGCAACGGAGGAATTCAAAGGAGATCAGAAGCGCCTTGATTCGGAAACCCTCAAAAGGGATTCCCGGCTAAAGTGGCTCAATCCGTGGTAG
- the LOC129786372 gene encoding torsin-like protein — MSSFWVILLCFFGIVVELCLCLEPLTTIGLAGATLTALGYNYDTIKVNTYCRWYECCIPDHVPADINHFKAELEKSLFGQHIALKVVTDALFYHYSNLQKSSKPLVMSFQGTPGIGKTFITNVMKSSIYKEGVDSKFVYKFHGRASFPREDMVSKYKQEVIDTVTSALAACPLSLFIFDEVDKMPMKILEGITMMLDHQHAKGKFDSTKAVFVFISNAGGLEISQQLASLMRKGLTREDTELHHFEKLTEVSLYNSNGALGKSGTIENAVIDHFIPFLPLEQRHIQKCIENEFKRVGISEPTKEQINEVLKDVTYEKEQTFFAVYGCKKLEKKVGLVAWQARRGDL, encoded by the exons atgAGTTCCTTTTGGGtgattttattgtgtttttttgggATTGTCGTGGAGTTGTGTTTGTGTTTGGAACCTCTAACCACAATAGGGCTCGCAGGAGCTACCCTGACAGCCCTTGGCTACAATTACGACACAATCAAAGTCAACACCTACTGCCGGTGGTATGAATGCTGTATCCCGGATCATGTTCCAGCGGATATCAATC ATTTTAAGGCGGAACTGGAAAAGTCCCTCTTTGGGCAGCATATAGCCCTGAAGGTTGTGACGGATGCTCTCTTCTATCACTACAGCAACCTCCAGAAGTCCTCGAAGCCGTTGGTGATGAGTTTCCAGGGAACTCCGGGCATTGGGAAGACTTTTATTACGAATGTCATGAAGAGTTCCATCTACAAGGAGGGTGTTGATAGTAAATTTGTCTACAAATTCCACGGTAGGGCGAGTTTCCCGCGCGAAGATATGGTCAGCAAGTACAAGCAGGAAGTTATAGATACGGTAACAAGTGCCCTGGCTGCGTGTCCACTCAGCTTGTTTATCTTTGACGAAGTGGACAAGATGCCAATGAAGATACTCGAGGGTATCACCATGATGCTCGATCATCAGCatgcaaaagggaaatttgACTCAACAAAGGCTGTGTTTGTCTTCATCTCCAATGCTGGTGGCTTGGAGATTTCTCAGCAATTGGCCTCACTGATGCGGAAGGGGCTCACGCGGGAGGACACGGAGCTGCATCACTTTGAGAAGCTCACCGAAGTGAGTCTCTACAACTCCAATGGGGCCCTCGGGAAGAGTGGAACCATTGAGAATGCTGTCATTGATCACTTCATCCCATTCCTGCCGCTGGAGCAGCGTCACATCCAGAAATGCATTGAGAATGAATTCAAACGTGTCGGCATCAGTGAGCCAACAAAGGAACAAATCAACGAAGTCCTCAAGGATGTGACGTATGAGAAGGAACAAACATTCTTCGCCGTCTACGGATGCAAGAAGTTGGAGAAGAAGGTTGGCCTGGTGGCCTGGCAGGCACGTCGTGGGGATTTGTAG